The genomic segment GAATCTCTGGGCTGGAACCTGTACGTGTCCATAATCCTGCTCATCACCATGACCGCCCTTCTCACGATAACTGGCGGCCTGGTGGCGGTTATCTACACGGACACTCTGCAGGCGTTCCTCATGATATCGGGAGCACTGTGCCTGATGGCTATCAGTTTAGTTAAGGTCGGAGGTTTCGAGGGATTACGCACAAAGTACATGAACGCCTCTCCCAACATCACTGCCATTGAGTTCGAGAATAACATCACCTACTCCAATTCCTGCCATGTGCATCCTAAGCCAGATTCGTTTAAGATCTTAAGGGGTCCTTTGGACAAAGACCTGCCGTGGCCTGCTTTTCTTCTGGGCCAGACTCCAGCTTCGATCTGGTACTGGTGTGCTGATCAGGTCATAGTCCAGAGAGTCCTGGCAGCTCGAAATATTGCCCACGCAAAAGGGTCAACCCTGATGGCGGGCGTCCTGAAAGTCCTACCAATGTTTATCATTGTGATTCCAGGGATGATCTCCCGTGTGCTCTTTGCTGATGAACTTGCTTGCATCGGTCCAGAGCACTGCATGCAAGTCTGCAACAGCAAAGCCGGTTGCACTAACATTGCATATCCTCGCCTTGTCATGAACGTCATGCCCGTAGGTCTACGAGGCTTGATGATGGCGGTGATGCTCGCCGCTCTCATGAGTGACTTGGACTCGATCTTTAACAGCGCCAGTACTATCTTCACCCTTGATATCTATAAGATGGTACGTCACCAGGCTTCCTCCAAAGAGCTCATGGTGGTGGGACGCATGTTTGTGATCCTCATAGTGGCCATTAGCATAGCCTGGGTCCCCTTCGTCGTTGAGATGCAAGGTGGTCAGATGTTTCTCTACATTCAGGAGGTGTCGGATTACCTCACGCCACCCATTGCTGCACTCTTCTTGCTTGGTGTCCTTTGGAAACGTTGCAATGAGACTGGTGCATTCTGGGGTGGAATTGTGGGCTTCTTGCTAGGAGCCGTAAGACTCATTCTTGCCTTTGTTTATAGAGAGCCGGATTGTGACACGACCGATGACCGGCCTGCTTTCATCAAGGATGTTCATTTCATGTATGTGGCAGCTGTGTTGTTTTGGGTTTCGGGGCTCGTGACGGTAGTCGTCAGTCTTTGCACGGATCCACCGAGCAAGGAACAGATTGCTACAACTACTTTCTGGGGACTGCGCAACAGGAATCAAACCGAGAAGAGCAAACTTCCTCAGCGTTCTGTAGAATCAAAAAATGAGAAGATAAAGAATAAGGTGGAAATCAAACCACCATCTCAGGTTATTCAAACAGGGCTTGAAATACTTCCAAATGGCCACTTGGAGTCTCAACATACCCACAAACAACAGGGCATTCATCATGTAGGTGGAGATAAGGGACGGTGTGTGAAATGTTTGGAGTGGTTTTGTGGATATAATCAAAATTTAGAGGAACCAGATTCGCCTTTTGGAGATGAAGACAGGAATTTTACTGAAATGCTCAAAGAACCTCCTAAAACCAAAATTATCCTCAATCTCGGTCTCTTGATAGTATGCACACTTGGAATTTTCTTGTTTGTATACTTTTCATTGTAATGCTCAAAATAGTAACCATCGATCtgcaaaaatgttatattattgatATTCTTATAGATTATTTTAAACCCCATATATCTAATGTGTAATTATGGTTGCAATTTATATTTCTCAGTAGTGTTTTGCACTGAAGTATTGCATAATGTACAATTCACATTGTAATGCCAAGTATTACAGATTTTTAGTGCTGGTTGCCAATGCACTGCCAATACTGTTCAGTAACATGTCAGATGTTCATATAATTAATACTCCGTTATTGCATGTAAAAGGctaacatctaaaaaaaataagaatcatCTAAGtcaaaatgtgtcaaatctaataaacatttttttaatgtatttctttttttgttaagtCACATGTCACCTCCACATCTAGTGTTGATTATATCAAAACCACATGAATCATAAACCACATGGTATTTCCTTTAAGGAATTTTCCTGGTTCAGAACCAGTTCAGCTCAACTGACAGCATTTCTGGCCTAATGTTGATTACTACAaccataattaaataataaatcaatttcCACTTCTACTTTTTTCTTACTGTTAAGTCCCTACTTTTTCTTGTAAAATCTTGGTTATGATGGACCATTTAACAGATTAATAGAAGTGAATGTGGCCAAAAGTTTAGCCACCAGTATCCGTGCAtgttaacataaaaaacaaaataataataatattaataataataataataatacaacttgCCAACGCTATTTAGgtaaaaacaatgatttaaacagCTTTAAAGAATAATTGTCATAGTTCTGCCTAAATTTGCCTAAATAACTTCCATTATAAGTGCCTTAGAGTAACTTTGATATGCTTTTGTTTCAATTTTGttttcactgaaaaataaaaatgggaaCAAGTGAGTATCTTTTTTTCCACAATTTCCTCAAATTCAGGTGATGGAAAGATCCTAGAAAATGATTATttggtggggttttttttttttgtctgtgcatTTATAACTCCATTAGAGTAATGCAGGCTAAAGTCTGAACTGACAGTGTATGTGATAAGTCTATCTCCCCACTGAAAACATGTCTACCCACCGCTGACCCCATTTAAGAAATCCATAGaactgttttggttttgtttgtaaaTGCGTGTTTGTCATTCTTTAAGGTCACTGGAATAATGTGGGCTAATTAAAAACTCTTGTccaaataataaaacattcaaatatttaacTCTCCGACCTGAAAATGTACACTTTCCCAGTCCATGTTAGCATAGAGactgaaataaaatcatttcGGCACGCTTTTGTATTTACTTGGCTTGAGTTCTTCAAAGCTGGTTAGTTTTTTAGCAGTAAGATGGTGGGTATTTCTGTATTCAGGTCTTTGTGGTTTTCTTTCTTTGGAACCTCACCTATGTAGATTTGTGGGTTTTACTTGTTCAATTGCACTGAGGATGACAACCACTGGAAACAGCAGCAGATGCAACTGCAGGTTTTCACACAGAGACGGTGAGGGATCCTGGTGATTCGTATAATTTCCTAACAGATTTGAACTGCCATTTATCATCTGAcctattcagtttttttattaattacttcCCGTAAGTGATCTCACATGACATTTTCATGCCAACAGAGTTTTGCATCAAATGCCACACAGTTCTCTTGCTCTATATTTATATAGGTTTGTTGATTTTGCATTTTTAGACAGGTTTCCCCTGTCTGCAGAGCTAGGTTTATTAAGTTCACTTGCGCTACAGTCTGTTAGTCAAGTTGACTTTGGTTAGCACTTTGGCTGAAAACAAGTCAGTTGTGGTTTGGCTGTATCAAGGCcagtctgtgtgaatgtgtgtgcatttaCAGGCAACTCTGAATTCCCAGAAGTAAGAAGGGTGTACTTCATTTCAAATCAGAGTAGTGTGAGTATTGCAAATTTGGGTGTAGAAACCACTCATTTAATTAGCCATAACAAAAATGCATTCCATATATATCATTGTTTACATAACTACTCTTAACCCTCTGATGCTCTTCAGTCACTTTTGACCGAAACATTTTCTGTTGtgagtttttaaaaatcacaccTTCATTGGAatggtatgaaacttggtgacatTTATGGCATTTGGAATGTAAACAGACAAAAACAATTAGGGCATGAATCGAGCAGGctaaggcctagtccacacggacacgggtatttttataaccggagtttttcctcctgcgtttaaaaaagaaatcccgtccacatgaaaacgccaaaacatgctatcaagcgttgtcaagagcatgccacattagcaggcggcgatataacccaaattgtaaagtcaccttggccaatcagaagcagtcagcagcgcacaatctgacgtcaaacacagcagaTAACGGCGCACACTGTGACGttgcaaggcaaaaaccccggttatactgtccacacgacaacactgcaaccggcgtttctgaaaatgctcaccctggccgtagttttcaaaaatgttcggtttcggtgccctgaaactgcgttttcgtgtggacaaaaggccgaaccgcgtaaaaaaagtcacggttataaaaatacccgtgtccgtgttgACAGGGCCTAAGTggttgtaaaaaaaactaaaaaatttttttaaacaaattggtATTGCCAAAATGAGttagaaaactgaaaaaaaagagtcTGAAATCAGATCAGACCCAGAAGGATTAAGCTCTTATAAAACATTCCTGTTCATTTCtgttacatttttatagaattttgATGCGTTGTGTAACAAAATGCTTTCTGTGTTTCAGGTGTgactgtagtaataataattcaaaaactgATGCTTCACATCAGCATGTCAAACCCCAAAACACTAAACCTTTCAAAAAAGTTATCTTTGAGAATGTCTAAATATATTCAAATCTGCAACTTAATAAAAATGTCTATTTATGTCTAAAATCAACTTGAGAATTTATAGGCCTTTTAAATAGAGCTATATAGGAATCTAGTGGCTAAACCAAGGAAATGCAGAcgtttttcttattttactccCACCAGATGGCCCTAATCTGGCTTCAAAACATGGATTTCAAAGGCATTATCTCCATCTAACATGAAATACTGCCTGAAttgaaaagtaatataaaaaatgcaacaaaaaaaaacttttttattttcaatgggGAAAACAATGATCATTAATTATTGCATAAACATAAATTAGTACCATGAAATTATCTCTAAAATTGCAGGTGTCTGGTCACTTTTGACCATGAAGAGCACAATGTGACTCCCAAATAAGGAGCACCTGACTccatggagaaaaaataaatcaattcctAGCACTATATTTTTAGTTCCTCCAGGCATCAAATGTCTCCAGTCAATGTTGCCTAAATGATCACCGACCTGCTGTGAACTTTCACTAAAGATTTTAGTTTTGGAATTAAACAGTAGGTGACATTTGATAGGAGAGAGCAAATGGGTCTGAAGAGcagtattgtgttttatttactgaAGTACCCAGTGAACCTGATAGGCCTGTTCTAGTTATCATACATTTTTGCATAGTTTGTCATTTTAAGTTGACAACTGGTAAATTGCTATCTGATTTTAAAACCTGTAAACAAAGTATATTTTTGGTAATGTTTACGTGTTGCTTAGCATCGTTCCAAAACACTCTGTGACACTCTTAATTTCCACATAGTCTGATAAAGTAACGCCATAATTTTGTgacattaaattttattttaagcagTTATTTGAACTATACAGATATAAACACATTCAAACATTTAGggttggtaagttttttttttttttttttaaacaaaggctCTCCTactcaccaagggtgcatttatttgatcaaaaatacagtaaaattgtaaaatattaagataataactgttttctatgtgaatatttgttaaactgtaatttatttctgtgatgctccgctgtattttcagcatcattactccagtcttcagtgtcacatgatcttcagaaatcattctaatatgcattttaataaacatttctgattattatcaatgttgaaaacagtcgtgctgcccaatatttgtgtggaaactgtgatacatttttattaggattcacagatgaatggGAAGTTCAAAATCAGCATTTGAAGTAGTTTTTATAACAATGCAAAAGTcttttactgtcccttttgatcagATCTTCTTAATTCATTGgcaaatcttactgactccaatcATCTACAATTATCTCTACATGTTGCATAAAAAAGCAAACTACCCATAGAGCTCTGATGTCAATTATTATTCCTTACACCTTTCTAGAAGTGTGTGAACTGGTTTCAGTCCATCGCGTGCCAAATGCACTTGAAACCAGGAAATAGAACAGTAAATGCCAGGGAAATGCAAAAATTAATACCACTCTATTGTGTGACGTTATGAAACAGCTTTTGCGATCTTGTTTCCACGTAGCAGTAAATATACAGGGGATTTCTTAACTTGAAGTACAGTTTGGGGTTTTAAAACTTTCAGTGTTGATAAAAGACAGCTAATAATTATGATTGTTAATTTGCAGCCAATAAGATCtctttaattttacagttgtttcTCCTATAATGGCATTGATTGGAGAGCAAATTGAGTCTTCTTGATAAAAAAAGATCTCAATAATcttacttttgttttttgtttttcatttgccCAAGATACCGAAAAAGAATTTGTATGTacttttctaaatgtattttagtaGAAACATCTGAAATCAAGTTGATGTTTAATGAACCTTAATCTCAGAACTGCATATGTCTTCTGAGTTACGAAAGAGAAGGCTTGGTCTAAGAAAGTTCTTTGAAGATAACTGACGTTTCTATTCTTACCTTATTCACAGGTAGATTgagaaacatttgtttttgttgcgTTATTGAGTCACACTGTGAAGTGTCAGAAGTCAGCGGTGTGTCAACTTTTATGATGGCTTTTATGATACAGGTTGCAAAACTTGTCTGAGATGCAAAAACTAAAGTCATGATGCGCAACCATGTCAACATGTCAAAACATAAAATGCATGATTTGCAGATCTAGAGAAtgtgactttttaaaatatataattgtgtggTTAGACCACTTTAGACTGTGCATTCAGCTGATTACGACTAAGGAGGTTTAATTACGATTAATACTACTTAATCATAGTAAAATCACTTCAACTTATTAGACTTTGAGTGTCttgttgcttttataaaaatgttacattaaaataaGAAGTTACATTAAAAGTTATATACAAGAAGTTAAACtgattacagtttttcttgattGCTAAAACATTTTAGCCAGGCTTTTGAACTAACATTTCAAAACCATAACGCCATCTTTCAAAAAGCACACCCGTTTCCCTAAGCTATAAACACTATTAACCTGTTTTGACACATGAATCAGATTTGTTGAACTGTCACTGCAAAACGTACAAATCCCTTCATTTCTCATTGTCTACACCATGTAGTCATTTAGAAAGAACTAGCATTCAATATTGTTCACTCAAGTCAGCATAGCTTGAGCTCAATTAGCACACAATTACCCATGTGCAAACACTTAAACAGTCAAAATTGAACACACATTGATCATATCCTTCTATAAATAGATAAAAGGGCCTCTTTTGGAACAATGGAATTATGGCGAAATGaaggaagaggacgaggaggAGAAGGATGATGAGAAGGAGGAGGACAAGGACGTTGACCAGGAGGATGAGGACAAGGAGGAGGAGGACTTGGTGAAGAATGAGGGAGAGGATGAGTTGAAGGATGAGGGAGAGGTGGAGGTAGAGAAGGAGGAGAACAAGGAAGCAAAAGGGCAAGGAGACAAGCAGCCTCGGAGGAAATTCAAGCCACTTTAGTTGACCATGTCCTTGTCCATGGTATGACCAAGAGGAAGGCTAGGCAATGTATACAGCCAAAGTTGAGTCGCTTCACCGTTGCCTCCATCATCAGAAACTTCAGGGAGGAGAGCAGGTAGGTGTACATACAGAAAGACTGATCTGTAAAGTAACTTTTGAGTTCCATATTCTGTGCTAAGACAACACATACACTTTTGCACATACAGTAAACCGGCCAGCTTGTTCCCCATGCAATTATCTTTGTGGATGAGGCTGGTTTCAACCTGACCAAGAGAAGGGGGAAGAACATAATTGGTCATCAAGCTATAGTTAATGTCCCTGGTAAGCGGGGAGAGAATGTCACTATGTCTGCAGCTATAAGCCAACGAGGGCTACTCCACTGCCATGCCATTCTACGACCCTATAACACCATGCTACTCCTTGCTTTCCTTGACGGTCTAAGAGAGCATATGTTCCAGCTGGACCTCAGGGAACCAGCAAAGTCAGTGCAGCCTCACTACGTTGTTGTTTGGGATAACGTCAGCTTCCATCACGCTGCTCTTGTTCGTGACTGGTTTATCAATAACCCAAGGTTTTCAAACATCATTCTGCCTGCATACTCTCCCTTTCAAAACCTGATAGAGTTTTTTTCAGCATGGTGGTGGAAAGTGTATGACCGAGAACCTTATCTCCGAGTTCAACTCCTCCAGGCCATGGAAGACGCCAGCCTAGACATAACCGTAGATGCATGCCAGGGATGGATCAAGCATGCACAATATTTTACCCCCGCTGCCTGGCTAGGGCCAACATAGCCTGTGATGTGGACAAGATTCTCTGGCCTGACCCAGACCTAAGACGGGATGCTGAGGCGTAATCATTTTTGTGTGTTGTATTGTGTAGTActtgaatgaataaaaatatgcCATGAAATGGCAACATAACTTACCAGTTTTGGAAATGTTGTCTTGAATTTATCTCACCAGTGTGTAAGACtgttgtagtgtgtgtgtttttgagggctTGTGTGTGacgcctgagggaaaagtttgttttttcagcaagagtgaatggttttgaGTGTAGAGCTTAATTTTGAACTGAAAATAGGTTGTTTGGGGAATTGGGTGAGACGTTATGGATTTGTTTACTGTTCTGAGAATGAGGCCTAGTTTCAGGTTATGTGTTTAATCAATcgagaaaaaactgtaataatacaaAAGGGggtatttagaaaaatgtatattgtttacAATGAAAGTTAATACCAgtgttaatttagattttttttttttttgtatgtttaaatatttaaaattcttaatttttatattttcggttttcaatttaattataatttaggttttagttatttttcttttatttattttttataaatgtttacatttaaatatgaattaacttttgttatgtgcttgttattattattttttaaatatgtctatttttgctttttttatttcagttttagcttttcTGTTTGATAAATTTTTGTACATATTTGTATAagtatctaatatttatattttattcagctaTAGTTTTGTTTTGGTTGACAATAACAGTCAGTAGGGTCCAGTGTTGCTTTGGGCCACaatgttttttcaaaatattgtatAAGTGTGCGTGCCTAGTCTTGATAGTCTTTCAATGAAGCACACAGCTTTTACTGTTAAACCAGAAACTTGGGAAATCCCTACTGTTCTGTATTCACTAACCTTTTTCTAGCCATTTAATTGCCTTAGAGACTGAACTAGTATTGATTTACAATAAATGTACAGAAGTTGATTCTTCCTTTTGTCCGGGTTTGACGGTTAGTAGAGGTGTTTCCTCATTGTGTGAACAACAGATGAAATCTGACCTGATTGATCTGAGATAATTAATTCAAGGTGAAGTTGTTGAGGAACTTATTTGATTTCACTACAGAAAAAAAGTGAATCGCTTCCACTAAAGTGATGACTTGCCTTATTCAAGGGTTAgatcacccaaaaaggaaaattagctCATGATTAACTCCCAAGGCATCCTACAGTAGGTGTACAGTATATCTAATTGATTGgagttattgtaaaaaaaaatgtcctgtcTTTTCCAAGCTTTAAATTGGCAGTGGGTGCGTGTTGTTTTTTTCgtgtatggttttttttttcaacagtccaaaagaagtccaataaagctcatccatccataataaaacatgccaCTTACAAAAACGtatcgattcactacaggaggccttttatCACTTCAGAAATGCAGTATGTTCATGTCCTTTGTTgtccttctcagttgctgagagGTTGATAAGCTCTTTTGTCTTTTTAGTCATTAACAAACTGCAATATCTACAAAATCCAGGTGCTAGAATTCTGTGTGGGGTTATTTTAGGATTGCTTTAacaatattattcattttatttccgCATGGTttgctgtttatttattgtatttaaagttTGCTATTTTCTCTGTTGTTATGTTTGCTTGTAGAGCACTTTGAGAAAGCAACTTTTAAAGGCACTatatcaaatgtattattttatcatgagggtgagtaatcatAATTTTGGGGTAAACGAACCCTTTCAGTGcttattacaaaacaaaacattattatgtAAAACACTTTATTATTCGTAATCTGCCATATAAAACGTGAATGCAACAAAAACCTCTTATGATAATTACACACCCTTATTTGCTTCTCAGTAGGTTTTGACCGAGATTCACATTTCCTCTTTCTTTACTGTAAAACAATGCATCTAAACCATTAATAAGCAGGAAACTGGTGCTGTTTTTCCAGGCATGCCTTTTTCTGATGAAATCTGATAAACCAGACCTACATACAGGCATGCGTATGTAAAACATCAATTGAGCAACTAAAGCCATTGACGTTCTGACTAAAATAGCACTCTGTCGAGTCAATTGTGCAATGCAGATAtcattaaaactactttatttTCAATGTTCTTATCTGTTTTGAATGTACAGTACTTAGCAAaagtaaatgcaaatgtaatttaaGTGACTTTTATTGCTGTCAATCTTGTATGACAAAGGAACATAACACCATCATCAAGTCAAGACTGCCACAAACACAGAGACCATTACATGTACAACTGCAATGAAAGGGCTATTTATTTTTGACTATAGTTGTTTGTTCTGAATTggcacatttgtgaccctggagcacaaaagcagtcataagtagcacaggtatatttgtagcaatggacaacaatatattgtatgggtcaaaattattaacttttctttcatgccaaaaatcattaaaatattaagtaaagatcatgttccatgaagatatttggtcaattttctactgtaaatatatcaaaacttaatttttgattagtgatcTGCATtgataagaacttcatttggacaactttaaaggtgattttctccaTATATCGATTTTTTcagcctcagattccagattttcaaatagttttatctctgccaaatattgtcagatcctaacaaactatacatcaatggaaagattatttattcagcagatgatgtataaatctcaattcaaAGATTTGAATGAGTTGTTTTTATGCTCCAGACTCCATGGTCACATTtatgtttatgcatttggcagacatttTATTccaagcgacttacattgcattcaatatgtacatttaattcattcatacattctcgggaatcgaacccatgacctcaaCACACCAATAAAACACACTGTATAAAGCCCCTTGAGGCTGAGCATactgatataatattaaaacaCTTAAACAGCTTTTAGGTAGGTCTGGTGCGTAAATAATGGAAAAAGCATTGCAACATATGCATTTGCATCTTCTTGCAACAAgaagtaatatgatcatatttcatatttccatctagctttcattgtatttttcatttttttttatataaaatatctatttagtcattttaaaaaCCTTATCAAGTTTAAATTATCATCCAATAATTATGTattcatttcagctttattttaataaacaaaagggattttttaatttaatttttaatattagttaacaataacaagtGAATAGGGTCCAATGTTGCTTCtccagaatatcttctttttgcATTCAGTCATACAGATCTGGAACAACTTGAGTCAATGATGACAGAAAGTCATTTTATGGTGGAGTACTCCTTCATATGTCGGCTGTTTCACAGAGCCTTTGACTTTGGCTCATCgtttactgtacatttcaaacACCATCATGAGTCTCAGCTGCTTTGGTCATGCATGATCTTAGTTGTGTGTTTGCTGATCACAGCCACTTCAACAATCTCTTTAGTTTTCGACATGAGCCGATCAAATCTGAACATTTCCACAAAGGCCTGCTTAAAACAATCCCCTGATAACGTATAGAGTGGCAGGTTGATAATGATGTTGACTGCAGCAATCGGCCTCGAGATGATATAGGCTGCATGAGCCCAGCGGTCCAGCATGCAGTTGTTTTCTGGAGTGAGTCTCGTGTAGATCCTCCAAGCCCGTAGCGCATGAAAAGGGAAAAAGCACACAATGAAGCACGTCAGAATCAACACAATGAGCCGCCTCGCTCGAACCCGTTTCTTGCTTTCTTTATGAGGACCCTGCTTTAGCTCCTTCATGATGCGCCAATAGCAAAGACAGACCACGACTAGAGGAACCAGATATCCAAGCACGGTCAGCACCCAACTGTAAGGCCACATGAATTCTGGGTTGTTGCTTGCAAGATCCAGGCAGTAGGTTTTGTTGTCCTGCTCCTTTATTTCAATTTGGTTAAAAATCGGACTTATTTCTGCGACCGCCACAGTCCAGCCCAGGATGCATGCCAGCGTTCCCCAGCGCTTCTTCTTGATACTGTGTGCATGCATTGGATGCACGATTGCCACGTAGCGAAAGATGGCCAGACAGGTGAGGAAGAGGATGCTGCCGTAGAGGTTGAAGTGGAAGATGAAGCGTGTGAAGCGACACATAGTGATGCCCAGCGTCCACGAGTCGTTTTGGCTGTAGTAGTAGGTCAGAAAGGGCAAGGGGATCATGAAGAGGAGGTCGGTGACGACAAGGTTCACCATGATGATGGTGCTGCTCTTCCAGGGACGGACTTTAACCACATAGACCAGCAGAGCGGTGATGTTGCCCACCACGCCTACGATGAAGATCGCACCGTAAAACACGGGCAGATAGTAGCGCTTCATCAGATCGTCCACATCGGTACAGTTGTCAATCGTGCCGTTGTTCCAGCCGTAGAAAAGGTTGCTCATGGTTGTTCCTGCAGCAGGAATGAAGAAAAATTGTTAGAAAGCTTGCATGCAACATTTGTCTAACTGATAATTCCTGGTTCGGTTTGTTAGACCTGATTTCACACAATACCCTCATAAAGGTTATTCAAACAAAGCTGTCTGCATGCCGTCTCTATTTAAACAGTGCTTTTCAACACGTGTGAAA from the Carassius carassius chromosome 7, fCarCar2.1, whole genome shotgun sequence genome contains:
- the LOC132143359 gene encoding 2-oxoglutarate receptor 1-like isoform X1 — protein: MSNLFYGWNNGTIDNCTDVDDLMKRYYLPVFYGAIFIVGVVGNITALLVYVVKVRPWKSSTIIMVNLVVTDLLFMIPLPFLTYYYSQNDSWTLGITMCRFTRFIFHFNLYGSILFLTCLAIFRYVAIVHPMHAHSIKKKRWGTLACILGWTVAVAEISPIFNQIEIKEQDNKTYCLDLASNNPEFMWPYSWVLTVLGYLVPLVVVCLCYWRIMKELKQGPHKESKKRVRARRLIVLILTCFIVCFFPFHALRAWRIYTRLTPENNCMLDRWAHAAYIISRPIAAVNIIINLPLYTLSGDCFKQAFVEMFRFDRLMSKTKEIVEVAVISKHTTKIMHDQSS
- the LOC132142976 gene encoding sodium/myo-inositol cotransporter-like — its product is MASTMEAADIVVVAMYFILVLAFGFFAMWKANRGTVSGYFLAGRSMNWMMIGASLFVSNIGSEHFIGLAGSGAASGFAVGAWEFNAILLLQLLGWVFIPVYIHSGVYTMPEYLSKRFGGKRLKVFFASLTLLLYIFTKLSVDLYSGALFIQESLGWNLYVSIILLITMTALLTITGGLVAVIYTDTLQAFLMISGALCLMAISLVKVGGFEGLRTKYMNASPNITAIEFENNITYSNSCHVHPKPDSFKILRGPLDKDLPWPAFLLGQTPASIWYWCADQVIVQRVLAARNIAHAKGSTLMAGVLKVLPMFIIVIPGMISRVLFADELACIGPEHCMQVCNSKAGCTNIAYPRLVMNVMPVGLRGLMMAVMLAALMSDLDSIFNSASTIFTLDIYKMVRHQASSKELMVVGRMFVILIVAISIAWVPFVVEMQGGQMFLYIQEVSDYLTPPIAALFLLGVLWKRCNETGAFWGGIVGFLLGAVRLILAFVYREPDCDTTDDRPAFIKDVHFMYVAAVLFWVSGLVTVVVSLCTDPPSKEQIATTTFWGLRNRNQTEKSKLPQRSVESKNEKIKNKVEIKPPSQVIQTGLEILPNGHLESQHTHKQQGIHHVGGDKGRCVKCLEWFCGYNQNLEEPDSPFGDEDRNFTEMLKEPPKTKIILNLGLLIVCTLGIFLFVYFSL